Proteins encoded together in one Xenopus laevis strain J_2021 chromosome 6L, Xenopus_laevis_v10.1, whole genome shotgun sequence window:
- the sirt5.L gene encoding NAD-dependent protein deacylase sirtuin-5A, mitochondrial, producing MILLTFHTRRLVSHAYCGLKPASQKKSIALEMTRPSSNLADFREAFAKAKHIAVITGAGVSAESGVPTFRGAGGYWRKWQAQHLATPEAFARNPSRVWEFYHYRREVMLTKNPNPAHLAIAECETRLRKQGRKLVVITQNIDELHRKAGSRNLFDIHGSLFKTRCTSCGRVKENYKSPICPALDGKGAPESDVQDAKIPVEQLPRCEENGCSGLLRPNVVWFGETLDSNLLGEVEKELETCDLCVVVGTSSVVYPAAMFAPQVAARGVPVAEFNMENTPATTSFTFHFHGPCGTTLPPALARHETELIS from the exons ATGATTCTTTTAACGTTCCACACCAGAAGACTGGTGAGCCACGCTTACTGTGGACTGAAACCAGCCTCCCAAAAAAAGAGCATAGCACTGGAAATGACACGCCCAAGTTCTA aTCTGGCTGATTTCAGAGAAGCCTTTGCAAAAGCAAAGCACATTGCAGTGATTACTGGTGCTGGAGTCAGCGCAGAGAGTGGAGTGCCAACGTTCAGAGGAGCTGGAGGATACTGGAGGAAATGGCAAGCACAG cacttGGCAACACCTGAGGCTTTTGCCAGGAATCCTTCCCGTGTATGGGAGTTTTATCATTACCGAAGGGAAGTGATGTTAACAAAGAATCCAAATCCAGCGCATTTAGCCATTGCAGAATGTGAAACCAGGCTCAGGAAGCAGGGGAGAAAACTGGTGGTCATCACACAGAACATTGATGAGTTACATCGCAAGGCAGGCTCCAGAAACCTATTTGACATTCATG GTAGCTTGTTTAAGACACGTTGTACTAGCTGTGGAAGAGTTAAAGAAAACTACAAAAGCCCCATTTGTCCAGCTCTTGACGGAAAGGG TGCCCCTGAGTCTGATGTACAGGATGCCAAAATCCCAGTAGAACAACTTCCACG GTGTGAAGAAAATGGCTGCAGTGGTCTTTTGCGTCCTAATGTTGTTTGGTTTGGAGAAACCTTGGATTCAAACCTCCTTGGAGAAGTGGAAAAAGAACTTGAGACGTGTGACCTCTGTGTGGTG gTTGGAACTTCATCAGTTGTGTATCCTGCGGCAATGTTTGCACCTCAAGTGGCTGCTAGAGGAGTGCCTGTAGCAGAGTTTAACatggaaaatactccagctaccACAAGCTTTAC